One genomic window of Syngnathoides biaculeatus isolate LvHL_M chromosome 13, ASM1980259v1, whole genome shotgun sequence includes the following:
- the ticam1 gene encoding TIR domain-containing adapter molecule 1 — MSHEVQSEGTGLRDVYDILASVPPEQVLSLTFQLGESPEDNIIHALCLIILRKEEKVLDKLHMLEHNDLAKHLAEIWSKSGCKLEDFAERCSKSQDLTGQSLAALARVFKILSEHRLCDQLLRNLAYQRALSSNSQNTDDEDLLYDQLKEEAKGVCGPELAAWTCSSSDIQLDSYSDTLDRRVEGVTTQVRGLPSPLQSSCSEPSYPSHLEISLPPTIPYERDKITPEALGNPEQSPIDSLNDRNSLEQSHLSSVESQMTSNEAPDLEESKRDTASETEPGNHREEEFNKKEPCNQSTTPTTRTLSFPTNDALPKRTASLEANLNKYGEEEDDLTFYSFVILHAPEDGELADSMKEKLESILCTEGAIFDEFAVPGKSAIRCIEEAINNSAFTVLLLTKNFNTRMLEVKTNSALINAIKNQHKYNTVIPLLPRENPMPREHIPMVLQTIVPLQENKSFETKIKKAFSPAKINRQRSIWWQEQRTHQRQLPQGSEAAHMLENLNFLGSRDFSSAPSLLQQHPNIHINNASYIMIGNDSQMTVDYCGVKETDIQFSEKTGKK, encoded by the coding sequence atgagtcatGAGGTACAAAGCGAAGGGACAGGACTGAGGGATGTCTATGACATACTAGCCAGTGTGCCACCGGAACAAGTGCTGAGCCTGACATTCCAGCTTGGGGAGTCTCCTGAAGATAATATCATACACGCCTTATGTCTAATTATTCTCCGTAAAGAGGAGAAAGTCCTGGACAAGCTCCACATGCTGGAGCACAACGACCTTGCCAAGCATCTGGCTGAAATATGGAGTAAGAGCGGGTGTAAATTAGAAGACTTTGCAGAGCGCTGTAGTAAATCTCAAGATTTAACAGGACAGTCATTGGCAGCGTTGGCTCgtgtttttaaaattctgtCCGAGCACAGACTGTGTGATCAACTTTTAAGGAATCTGGCATACCAGAGGGCCCTTTCCAGCAACAGTCAAAATACAGACGATGAGGATTTGTTATATGATCAACTCAAAGAGGAAGCTAAAGGTGTGTGTGGGCCTGAGCTTGCTGCGTGGACGTGTTCCTCCAGTGACATCCAATTAGACTCTTACAGTGATACCCTTGACAGGCGGGTGGAAGGCGTTACAACACAGGTTCGAGGTCTCCCCAGTCCATTGCAGTCAAGCTGTTCTGAGCCATCATACCCCTCACATCTGGAGATCAGCCTGCCCCCAACGATCCCATATGAGAGGGACAAAATAACCCCAGAAGCATTAGGAAACCCAGAACAGAGCCCAATCGACAGCCTAAATGACAGAAATTCTCTGGAACAATCTCACCTTTCATCTGTAGAATCGCAGATGACCTCCAATGAAGCTCCTGACCTGGAAGAGTCCAAGAGAGACACAGCATCTGAAACAGAGCCTGGAAACCATCGGGAGGAGGAGTTCAACAAGAAAGAACCTTGTAACCAAAGTACCACACCAACAACAAGAACCCTATCATTTCCAACAAACGACGCTTTACCCAAAAGAACAGCCTCGCTAGAGGCCAATTTAAACAAATAtggagaagaagaggatgacctcACATTTTACTCATTTGTCATCCTGCATGCTCCAGAAGATGGCGAACTGGCAGACAGCATGAAGGAAAAACTGGAGAGCATTCTCTGTACTGAAGGTGCAATCTTTGATGAATTTGCAGTACCCGGCAAGAGCGCAATAAGGTGCATAGAGGAAGCCATCAATAACTCGGCTTTTACTGTTCTGCTGCTAACCAAAAACTTCAACACACGTATGTTGGAGGTGAAAACCAACTCGGCCCTGATCAACGCCATTAAAAACCAGCACAAGTACAATACCGTCATACCTTTGCTGCCAAGGGAGAACCCCATGCCCAGGGAACATATACCAATGGTGCTGCAGACCATTGTTCCACTGCAGGAGAACAAAAGCTTtgagaccaaaataaaaaaggctTTCTCGCCTGCAAAAATTAATCGACAGCGGAGCATTTGGTGGCAAGAGCAGAGAACACATCAAAGGCAGCTGCCCCAGGGGTCTGAAGCAGCACATATGCTGGAAAATCTCAACTTTCTGGGCTCGAGGGACTTTTCCAGCGCACCATCGCTCTTGCAGCAGCATCCAAACATTCACATTAATAATGCCAGCTACATTATGATCGGCAATGACTCTCAAATGACCGTGGATTACTGTGGAGTTAAAGAGACAGATATCCAATTTTCAGAGAAGACAGGGAAAAAATAG